From a single Oncorhynchus tshawytscha isolate Ot180627B linkage group LG33, Otsh_v2.0, whole genome shotgun sequence genomic region:
- the LOC112230730 gene encoding serine/arginine-rich splicing factor 1B-like, with amino-acid sequence MSGDNMSGGGSVVRGPAGNNDCRIYVGNLPPDIRTKDVEDVFYKYGAIRDIDLKNRRGGPPFAFVEFEDPRDADDAVHGRDGYDYDGYRLRVEFPRSGRGGGRGGGGGGGRGGGDGGGAPRGRYGPPSRRSEYRVIVSGLLLSLHCCSSTSSLSRSPPVFTVSLQGSWQDLKDHMREAGDVCYADVFRDGTGVVEFVRKEDMTYAVRKLDNTKFRSHEGETAYVRVKVDGPRSPSYGRSRSRSRSNGRSNGRSNSRSRSFSPPRRSRPSPRYSPRHSRSRSRS; translated from the exons ATGTCTGGAGATAATATGTCGGGCGGCGGGAGCGTGGTTCGTGGCCCAGCGGGAAACAACGACTGTCGGATCTACGTGGGTAACCTGCCGCCTGATATTCGCACTAAAGACGTGGAGGATGTGTTTTATAAGTACGGGGCGATCCGAGATATCGATCTGAAGAACCGGAGAGGAGGACCTCCGTTCGCTTTTGTGGAATTCGAGGACCCCAG GGATGCTGATGATGCGGTGCATGGTCGTGATGGTTATGACTATGATGGTTACCGTCTCCGGGTGGAGTTCCCCCGTAGTGGgcgtgggggagggagagggggtggtggtggcGGCGGCAGGGGTGGCGGCGATGGAGGAGGAGCCCCAAGAGGTCGATACGGACCTCCCTCACGGCGCTCAGAGTACAGAGTCATCGTCTCAG gtctcctccTGTCTTTACACTGttgctcctctacctcctccctctccaggtctcctccTGTCTTTACTGTCTCCTTACAG GGTAGCTGGCAGGACCTAAAGGACCACATGCGTGAGGCAGGTGATGTATGTTACGCTGACGTGTTCCGGGACGGTACCGGCGTGGTGGAGTTCGTACGCAAGGAGGACATGACCTACGCTGTCCGCAAGCTGGACAACACCAAGTTCCGCTCCCACGAG ggagagactGCGTATGTGCGTGTGAAGGTGGACGGACCTCGCAGCCCCAGTTACGGACGCTCCCGCTCTCGTAGCCGTAGCAACGGGCGTAGCAACGGGCGTAGCAACAGCCGCTCGCGCAGCTTCTCACCGCCGCGACGCAGCCGTCCCTCGCCACGCTACTCGCCACGACACTCCCGATCACGCTCCCGCAGCTAG